A genomic region of Drosophila kikkawai strain 14028-0561.14 chromosome X, DkikHiC1v2, whole genome shotgun sequence contains the following coding sequences:
- the LOC108080276 gene encoding uncharacterized protein: MSRYQYTDHILEAFNVFHRSMELDEVAGYVAEMEAKSVAEVRLAVDNTLTAAWLHGFLTRDDNQFTLACGYWDDVQRGAVQEGSRQKRHSVTKSKSYHFTISESGETISDGAGLQDMNYGDQILSAFAVQRRPLTLADIVNYVSMASNKSPAEVYGTVRSTLDLALAHGFVHKQQDQAFLLAKELQQSL; the protein is encoded by the exons ATGTCGCGTTATCAGTACACCGATCACATCCTGGAAGCCTTCAATGTCTTCCATCGATCCATGGAACTGGACGAGGTGGCCGGCTATGTGGCCGAAATGGAGGCCAAGTCCGTGGCCGAAGTACGCCTGGCAGTGGATAATACCCTAACAGCTGCCTGGCTACATGGCTTTCTCACCCGAGACGATAACCAGTTCACTCTGGCCTGTGGCTACTGGGATGATGTGCAGCGGGGAGCGGTGCAGGAAGGCAGCCGCCAAAAGAGGCACTCGGTCACAAAGTCAAAGTCTTATCA CTTCACCATTTCAGAGAGTGGAGAGACAATCTCCGATGGTGCTGGCCTCCAGGATATGAACTATGGCGACCAAATACTGTCTGCCTTTGCGGTTCAGCGTCGTCCTCTTACTTTGGCCGACATTGTGAACTATGTGTCCATGGCCTCGAACAAAAGTCCAGCGGAGGTCTATGGGACAGTAAGATCTACCCTGGACTTGGCCCTAGCCCATGGGTTTGTGCACAAGCAGCAGGACCAGGCCTTtctgctggccaaggagctgCAGCAGTCGCTTTAG
- the mei-9 gene encoding DNA repair endonuclease XPF isoform X1: MSDSVEENGNKEPETEPGPDPEPETETDPRKLLETTAACQEDEDLATIVTAEEYLMHKDVVLLEYEKQMFLDTVHADGLLVCAKGLSYERVLINILKAYSDAGNLVLVINSSDWEEQYFKSKMEAKYVHEVANMATERERVYLEGGLQFISTRILVVDLLKQRIPIELISGIIVLRAHTIIESCQEAFALRLYRQKNKTGFVKAFSSSPEAFTIGYSHVERTMRNLFVKNLYIWPRFHATVRGSLQPWQAQTIELHVPLSPSMTSIQTHILDIMNFLVREIKRINRTVDLEAVTVENCVTKKFHKILQAQLDCIWHQLNSQTKLIVADLKILRSLMISTMYHDSVSAYALMKRYRSTEYALSNSGWTLLDAAEQIFKLSRQRVFNGQQEFEPEPCPKWQALTDLLTQDIPGDMKRCKRTVQPKVLILCQDARTCYQLKMYLTQGGARFLLQQALHHEVPVGKLSDKYAKESQANKINPPPTKATKSEAAVATSSQPPAGLDELAQLLSDAEASAESQRFEESYMLTMTQPAEREKQQPQQQLKTDPDVSIFETIPELEEFDVTAALELVSHQPYICLQTFKTEREGSMALEHMLEQLQPHYVIMYNTNITAIRQLEVFEARRRLPAVERLKVYFLIHARTVEEQAYLTSLRREKAAFELIIDTKSKMVIPEYQDGKTDEAFVLYKNYDDELSREDNAKSRQAGGQKATDAASKQTPKIIVDMREFRSDLPCLIHKRGLEVLPLTITIGDYILTPEICVERKSISDLIGSLNSGRLYNQCVQMQRHYAKPILLIEFDQNKPFHLQGKFMLSQQTSSANADIVQKLQLLTLHFPRLRLIWSPSPYATAQLFEELKLGKPEPDPVQAAALGSEEPTAGEQLHFNSSIYDFLLRLPGIHTRNIHGLLRKGVSLRQLLLRSQAELGDLLQSQESGKLLYDILHVAHLPEKDEVAGSTALLAAGKQFGAGSHNRFRKAAAEARRGRR, encoded by the exons ATGTCCGATTCAGTAGAGGAAAATGGCAATAAAGAGCCGGAGACGGAACCCGGACCGGATCCGGAgcccgaaaccgaaaccgaccCCAGAAAGCTGCTAGAGACAACGGCCGCCTGCCAGGAGGACGAGGACCTGGCCACCATTGTGACCGCCGAGGAGTATCTGATGCACAAGGACGTGGTGTTGCTGGAATACGAGAAGCAAATGTTCCTGGACACAGTGCATGCTGACGGCCTGCTGGTGTGCGCCAA AGGCCTGAGCTACGAGCGCGTCCTAATCAACATCCTGAAGGCCTACAGCGATGCGGGCAACCTAGTGCTGGTAATCAACAGTTCTGACTGGGAGGAGCAATACTTCAAGTCTAAAATGGAGGCCAAATATGTGCACGAAGTGGCCAATATGGCCACGGAGAG AGAACGCGTTTACCTGGAGGGTGGCCTGCAGTTTATAAGCACCCGCATCCTGGTGGTGGACCTGCTCAAGCAACGTATTCCCATAGAGTTAATCAGCGGCATTATTGTGCTCCGTGCCCACACCATCATCGAGAGCTGCCAGGAGGCCTTTGCCTTGCGTTTGTATCGCCAAAAGAATAAAACTGGCTTTGTGAAGGCTTTCTCCAGCAGCCCCGAGGCCTTCACCATTGGCTACTCCCATGTGGAACGCACTATGCGCAAtttgtttgtgaaaaatcTATACATTTGGCCCAGATTCCATGCCACTGTCCGTGGTTCCTTGCAACCTTGGCAGGCGCAAACCATTGAGCTGCATGTCCCGCTCAGCCCGAGCATGACCTCCATTCAAACGCACATTTTGGATATAATGAACTTTTTGGTGCGCGAAATAAAGCGTATCAATCGAACTGTTGACTTGGAGGCGGTCACCGTGGAGAATTGTGTCACCAAGAAGTTTCACAAGATTCTGCAGGCGCAGCTGGACTGCATTTGGCATCAGCTCAACTCGCAAACCAAGCTGATTGTGGCGGATCTCAAGATTCTAAGGAGTCTGATGAT aTCTACCATGTATCATGATTCGGTGAGTGCCTATGCCTTGATGAAACGCTATCGCAGCACAGAGTATGCTTTGAGCAACTCTGGTTGGACTTTACTGGATGCCGCCGAGCAGATTTTCAAGCTTTCCCGGCAGCGTGTGTTCAATGGCCAGCAGGAATTCGAACCGGAACCTTGTCCCAAATGGCAGGCTTTGACTGATTTGCTTACCCAAGACATTCCAGGGGATATGAAACGCTGCAAGAGAACAGTTCAGCCCAAAGTGTTGATACTCTGCCAGGATGCACGCACCTGCTATCAGCTGAAGATGTATTTAACCCAGGGAGGAGCACGCTTTCTCCTACAGCAGGCTCTGCATCATGAGGTGCCCGTGGGCAAGCTGAGCGACAAGTATGCAAAGGAAAGTCAAGCCAATAAGATAAATCCGCCTCCAACCAAGGCAACGAAATCGGAGGCTGCAGTAGCCACTAGTTCCCAACCCCCCGCTGGTTTGGATGAGCTGGCTCAGCTTTTGTCTGATGCGGAGGCCTCAGCTGAGTCCCAGCGCTTCGAGGAGAGCTACATGCTGACCATGACCCAGCCCGCTGAAAGGGAGAAGCAGCAACCCCAACAACAGCTCAAAACCGATCCAGATGTATCTATTTTCGAAACCATACCAGAACTGGAAGAGTTTGATGTCACAGCTGCCTTGGAGCTGGTTTCCCATCAGCCTTATATATGCCTGCAAACCTTCAAAACCGAACGAGAGGGTTCTATGGCTTTAGAGCATATGCTAGAGCAGCTGCAGCCCCACTATGTGATTATGTACAATACAAATATAACGGCTATACGCCAGCTGGAGGTCTTTGAGGCACGTCGTCGCCTGCCAGCAGTGGAGCGCCTAAAGGTTTACTTCCTCATACATGCACGCACAGTGGAGGAGCAGGCCTACCTGACCAGCCTGCGCAGGGAGAAGGCGGCCTTTGAGCTGATCATTGATACCAAAAGT AAAATGGTCATACCCGAGTATCAAGATGGCAAAACCGACGAGGCCTTTGTCTTGTACAAAAACTACGACGACGAACTCTCCAGGGAAGACAATGCCAAGAGTCGCCAGGCTGGTGGCCAAAAGGCCACAGATGCCGCTTCCAAGCAAACACCCAAAATCATTGTGGATATGCGTGAATTTCGCTCAGATTTGCCTTGTTTGATACACAAAAGGGGCTTGGAGGTTTTACCTTTAACCATCACCATCGGTGATTATATCCTAACACCCGAAATCTGCGTGGAACGTAAGTCCATCTCCGATTTAATTGGTTCCCTCAACTCTGGACGCCTGTACAATCAGTGTGTCCAGATGCAGCGTCACTATGCCAAACCTATACTCCTCATCGAATTCGATCAGAATAAACCCTTTCACCTGCAGGGCAAATTCATGTTGTCGCAGCAGACGAGCTCAGCCAATGCGGATATTGTCCAGAAACTGCAGCTTCTTACATTGCATTTCCCAAGACTCCGTTTGATATGGTCACCCAGTCCTTATGCCACTGCCCAGCTGTTTGAGGAACTAAAATTGGGCAAACCCGAGCCGGATCCTGTCCAGGCAGCTGCCTTGGGCAGCGAGGAGCCAACGGCGGGCGAGCAGTTGCATTTCAATAGCAGCATCTATGATTTCCTGCTCAGATTGCCCGGGATTCATACACGGAATATACATGGCCTGCTAAGGAAGGGCGTCAGCCTGCGGCAATTGCTGCTGCGTAGCCAGGCGGAGCTGGGGGATCTGTTGCAGTCACAGGAGAGCGGCAAGCTGCTCTATGACATTCTGCATGTGGCCCATCTGCCCGAGAAGGATGAGGTGGCCGGCTCAACGGCTTTGCTGGCGGCGGGCAAGCAATTTGGCGCCGGTTCGCACAATCGTTTCAGGAAGGCGGCAGCCGAGGCGCGAAGGGGGAGGCGATAG
- the mei-9 gene encoding DNA repair endonuclease XPF isoform X2, protein MSDSVEENGNKEPETEPGPDPEPETETDPRKLLETTAACQEDEDLATIVTAEEYLMHKDVVLLEYEKQMFLDTVHADGLLVCAKGLSYERVLINILKAYSDAGNLVLVINSSDWEEQYFKSKMEAKYVHEVANMATERERVYLEGGLQFISTRILVVDLLKQRIPIELISGIIVLRAHTIIESCQEAFALRLYRQKNKTGFVKAFSSSPEAFTIGYSHVERTMRNLFVKNLYIWPRFHATVRGSLQPWQAQTIELHVPLSPSMTSIQTHILDIMNFLVREIKRINRTVDLEAVTVENCVTKKFHKILQAQLDCIWHQLNSQTKLIVADLKILRSLMISTMYHDSVSAYALMKRYRSTEYALSNSGWTLLDAAEQIFKLSRQRVFNGQQEFEPEPCPKWQALTDLLTQDIPGDMKRCKRTVQPKVLILCQDARTCYQLKMYLTQGGARFLLQQALHHEVPVGKLSDKYAKESQANKINPPPTKATKSEAAVATSSQPPAGLDELAQLLSDAEASAESQRFEESYMLTMTQPAEREKQQPQQQLKTDPDVSIFETIPELEEFDVTAALELVSHQPYICLQTFKTEREGSMALEHMLEQLQPHYVIMYNTNITAIRQLEVFEARRRLPAVERLKVYFLIHARTVEEQAYLTSLRREKAAFELIIDTKSKMVIPEYQDGKTDEAFVLYKNYDDELSREDNAKSRQAGGQKATDAASKQTPKIIVDMREFRSDLPCLIHKRGLEVLPLTITIGDYILTPEICVERQIHVVAADELSQCGYCPETAASYIAFPKTPFDMVTQSLCHCPAV, encoded by the exons ATGTCCGATTCAGTAGAGGAAAATGGCAATAAAGAGCCGGAGACGGAACCCGGACCGGATCCGGAgcccgaaaccgaaaccgaccCCAGAAAGCTGCTAGAGACAACGGCCGCCTGCCAGGAGGACGAGGACCTGGCCACCATTGTGACCGCCGAGGAGTATCTGATGCACAAGGACGTGGTGTTGCTGGAATACGAGAAGCAAATGTTCCTGGACACAGTGCATGCTGACGGCCTGCTGGTGTGCGCCAA AGGCCTGAGCTACGAGCGCGTCCTAATCAACATCCTGAAGGCCTACAGCGATGCGGGCAACCTAGTGCTGGTAATCAACAGTTCTGACTGGGAGGAGCAATACTTCAAGTCTAAAATGGAGGCCAAATATGTGCACGAAGTGGCCAATATGGCCACGGAGAG AGAACGCGTTTACCTGGAGGGTGGCCTGCAGTTTATAAGCACCCGCATCCTGGTGGTGGACCTGCTCAAGCAACGTATTCCCATAGAGTTAATCAGCGGCATTATTGTGCTCCGTGCCCACACCATCATCGAGAGCTGCCAGGAGGCCTTTGCCTTGCGTTTGTATCGCCAAAAGAATAAAACTGGCTTTGTGAAGGCTTTCTCCAGCAGCCCCGAGGCCTTCACCATTGGCTACTCCCATGTGGAACGCACTATGCGCAAtttgtttgtgaaaaatcTATACATTTGGCCCAGATTCCATGCCACTGTCCGTGGTTCCTTGCAACCTTGGCAGGCGCAAACCATTGAGCTGCATGTCCCGCTCAGCCCGAGCATGACCTCCATTCAAACGCACATTTTGGATATAATGAACTTTTTGGTGCGCGAAATAAAGCGTATCAATCGAACTGTTGACTTGGAGGCGGTCACCGTGGAGAATTGTGTCACCAAGAAGTTTCACAAGATTCTGCAGGCGCAGCTGGACTGCATTTGGCATCAGCTCAACTCGCAAACCAAGCTGATTGTGGCGGATCTCAAGATTCTAAGGAGTCTGATGAT aTCTACCATGTATCATGATTCGGTGAGTGCCTATGCCTTGATGAAACGCTATCGCAGCACAGAGTATGCTTTGAGCAACTCTGGTTGGACTTTACTGGATGCCGCCGAGCAGATTTTCAAGCTTTCCCGGCAGCGTGTGTTCAATGGCCAGCAGGAATTCGAACCGGAACCTTGTCCCAAATGGCAGGCTTTGACTGATTTGCTTACCCAAGACATTCCAGGGGATATGAAACGCTGCAAGAGAACAGTTCAGCCCAAAGTGTTGATACTCTGCCAGGATGCACGCACCTGCTATCAGCTGAAGATGTATTTAACCCAGGGAGGAGCACGCTTTCTCCTACAGCAGGCTCTGCATCATGAGGTGCCCGTGGGCAAGCTGAGCGACAAGTATGCAAAGGAAAGTCAAGCCAATAAGATAAATCCGCCTCCAACCAAGGCAACGAAATCGGAGGCTGCAGTAGCCACTAGTTCCCAACCCCCCGCTGGTTTGGATGAGCTGGCTCAGCTTTTGTCTGATGCGGAGGCCTCAGCTGAGTCCCAGCGCTTCGAGGAGAGCTACATGCTGACCATGACCCAGCCCGCTGAAAGGGAGAAGCAGCAACCCCAACAACAGCTCAAAACCGATCCAGATGTATCTATTTTCGAAACCATACCAGAACTGGAAGAGTTTGATGTCACAGCTGCCTTGGAGCTGGTTTCCCATCAGCCTTATATATGCCTGCAAACCTTCAAAACCGAACGAGAGGGTTCTATGGCTTTAGAGCATATGCTAGAGCAGCTGCAGCCCCACTATGTGATTATGTACAATACAAATATAACGGCTATACGCCAGCTGGAGGTCTTTGAGGCACGTCGTCGCCTGCCAGCAGTGGAGCGCCTAAAGGTTTACTTCCTCATACATGCACGCACAGTGGAGGAGCAGGCCTACCTGACCAGCCTGCGCAGGGAGAAGGCGGCCTTTGAGCTGATCATTGATACCAAAAGT AAAATGGTCATACCCGAGTATCAAGATGGCAAAACCGACGAGGCCTTTGTCTTGTACAAAAACTACGACGACGAACTCTCCAGGGAAGACAATGCCAAGAGTCGCCAGGCTGGTGGCCAAAAGGCCACAGATGCCGCTTCCAAGCAAACACCCAAAATCATTGTGGATATGCGTGAATTTCGCTCAGATTTGCCTTGTTTGATACACAAAAGGGGCTTGGAGGTTTTACCTTTAACCATCACCATCGGTGATTATATCCTAACACCCGAAATCTGCGTGGAAC GGCAAATTCATGTTGTCGCAGCAGACGAGCTCAGCCAATGCGGATATTGTCCAGAAACTGCAGCTTCTTACATTGCATTTCCCAAGACTCCGTTTGATATGGTCACCCAGTCCTTATGCCACTGCCCAGCTGTTTGA
- the LOC108080277 gene encoding large ribosomal subunit protein bL33m, with the protein MRLTNVLFKKVKSKRIMVVLESVVSGHQYNAFRDRLAEKLEIIRFDPYIQQESLYRERKKIRSA; encoded by the exons ATGCGGCTGACGAACGTTTTATTCAAGAAAGTGAAGAGCAA ACGCATTATGGTTGTGCTGGAAAGTGTGGTCAGCGGACATCAGTACAATGCCTTTCGAGATCGTTTAGCTGAAAAATTGGAGATAATACGCTTTGATCCTTATA TTCAACAGGAGAGCCTCTACCGCGAACGCAAGAAAATTCGCAGCGCCTAG
- the LOC108080356 gene encoding uncharacterized protein has protein sequence MSLEPIENLENTFTDTSVMVRDLVEESLKDMKNENIKNSTETELNLELRRNIVQGVHQRLEEEKQHLLRLLNEVLEIKDQLSAFQMRKEKMFEDLKFIKMLMLEANNRLKDLKKNDSDLKKNEAYSFP, from the coding sequence ATGTCTTTGGAACCAATTGAAAATTTGGAGAATACTTTCACCGACACCTCAGTCATGGTTCGTGATTTGGTGGAAGAGTCTCTCAAGGATATGAAGAACGAGAATATCAAGAATAGTACCGAAACTGAACTAAATCTCGAGTTACGCAGGAATATTGTCCAAGGTGTGCATCAGCGtctggaggaggagaagcaaCATCTTTTGAGGTTGCTGAATGAGGTTCTCGAAATCAAAGATCAATTGAGTGCCTTTCAAATGCGCAAAGAGAAAATGTTTGAGGATCtcaaattcataaaaatgcTAATGCTGGAGGCTAACAATCGATTGAAGGATTTGAAGAAGAATGATTCCGATTTGAAGAAGAACGAGGCTTATTCTTTTCCATAA